One window of the Streptomyces sp. NBC_00259 genome contains the following:
- a CDS encoding amidohydrolase family protein — MSDHVVLHVKGRVLVGPEEVRDELWVVGGRVTYRRPVAGDVRTVEGWALPGLVDAHCHVGLDQHGAVDEATSEKQALTDRDAGTLLIRDAGSAADTRWIDEREDLPRIIRAGRHIARTRRYIRNYAHEIEPGDLVAYVAREARRGDGWVKLVGDWIDREAGDLTACWPRDAVEAAIAEAHRLGARVTAHCFAEDSLRDLVEAGIDCIEHATGLTEDTIPLFAERGVAIVPTLVNIATFPRLADGGESKFPRWSDHMRRLHERRYDTVRSAYDAGIPVYVGTDAGGTLPHGLVAAEVAELMTAGIPAVDALSATTWGARSWLGRPGLEEGAPADLVVYEADPRADVRVLAAPRRVIMRGHVVG; from the coding sequence ATGAGCGATCACGTGGTGCTGCATGTGAAGGGGCGGGTGCTCGTCGGGCCGGAGGAGGTACGGGACGAGCTGTGGGTGGTCGGCGGGCGTGTCACGTACCGGCGGCCGGTCGCCGGGGATGTCCGCACCGTCGAGGGCTGGGCGCTGCCCGGGCTGGTCGACGCGCACTGCCATGTCGGGCTCGACCAGCACGGTGCGGTGGACGAGGCCACCAGCGAGAAGCAGGCGCTGACCGACCGCGACGCCGGGACGCTCCTGATCCGCGACGCGGGGTCGGCCGCCGACACCCGGTGGATCGACGAACGCGAGGACCTGCCGAGGATCATCCGGGCCGGCCGGCACATCGCCCGCACCCGCCGCTACATCCGCAACTACGCCCATGAGATCGAGCCCGGCGACCTCGTCGCCTACGTCGCCCGTGAGGCACGCCGCGGCGACGGCTGGGTCAAGCTCGTCGGCGACTGGATCGACCGGGAGGCCGGCGACCTCACCGCCTGCTGGCCGCGCGACGCCGTCGAGGCGGCCATCGCCGAGGCGCACCGCCTCGGCGCCCGGGTCACCGCGCACTGCTTCGCCGAGGACTCGCTGCGGGACCTCGTCGAGGCGGGCATCGACTGCATCGAGCACGCGACCGGGCTGACCGAGGACACCATTCCGCTGTTCGCCGAGCGCGGCGTCGCGATCGTCCCGACGCTCGTCAACATCGCCACGTTCCCGCGGCTCGCCGACGGCGGCGAGAGCAAGTTCCCGCGCTGGTCGGACCATATGCGGCGGCTCCACGAGCGCCGCTACGACACCGTCCGCTCGGCCTACGACGCGGGCATCCCCGTCTACGTCGGCACGGACGCCGGCGGGACGCTGCCGCACGGGCTCGTCGCGGCCGAGGTCGCCGAGCTGATGACGGCCGGCATCCCGGCGGTCGACGCGCTCTCGGCGACGACCTGGGGCGCGCGGAGCTGGCTGGGGCGGCCGGGCCTGGAGGAGGGCGCGCCGGCGGACCTCGTCGTGTACGAGGCTGATCCGCGGGCGGACGTACGGGTGCTGGCCGCGCCGCGCAGGGTGATCATGCGGGGCCATGTCGTCGGGTGA
- a CDS encoding pyridoxal-phosphate-dependent aminotransferase family protein, which yields MSHPFLDLPPLTAARFAAIERRVAALLDTEADVVITQGEALLPLEGCIRGGARPGSAALNVVTGPYGQTFGNWLRDCGAVVTDLEVPFHTAVTAQQIAGALERHPEIDFVSLVHAEAATGNTNPVAEIGEVVRAHGALFMLDAVASVGAEPLLPDAWGVDLCVIGAQKAMGGPAGVSAVSVSERAWERFAANPAAPRRSYLSLLDWKERWIDGGRKALLHAPAQLEMLALEACLERIEAEGPAALMARHASAAAATRAGALALGGVTPYVHEAGDAAPVATTLRSPAGVDASDLVAKALAVDPSLPLVAGGGALSAEMIRVNHYGVDATCDVVQSSLAALGAALGEHGVGADAEGARRAAAEAWQK from the coding sequence GTGAGCCACCCGTTCCTGGACCTGCCCCCGCTGACCGCCGCGCGGTTCGCGGCCATCGAGCGACGGGTCGCCGCCCTCCTCGACACCGAGGCGGACGTCGTGATCACACAGGGCGAGGCGCTGCTCCCGCTGGAGGGCTGCATCCGCGGCGGCGCCCGGCCGGGATCGGCCGCGCTGAACGTGGTCACGGGGCCGTACGGGCAGACCTTCGGGAACTGGCTGCGGGACTGTGGTGCCGTGGTGACCGATCTGGAGGTGCCGTTCCACACGGCGGTCACGGCCCAGCAGATCGCCGGGGCGCTGGAGAGGCACCCGGAGATCGACTTCGTCTCGCTGGTGCACGCCGAGGCGGCGACCGGCAACACCAATCCGGTCGCGGAGATCGGCGAGGTGGTACGGGCCCACGGCGCGCTGTTCATGCTGGACGCCGTGGCCTCCGTGGGCGCGGAGCCGCTGCTGCCGGACGCCTGGGGCGTCGACCTGTGCGTGATCGGGGCGCAGAAGGCGATGGGCGGACCGGCCGGGGTCTCGGCCGTGTCGGTGAGCGAGCGCGCCTGGGAGCGGTTCGCGGCGAACCCGGCCGCGCCCCGGCGCTCGTACCTGTCGCTGCTGGACTGGAAGGAGCGCTGGATCGACGGCGGCCGCAAGGCCCTGCTGCACGCGCCCGCGCAGCTGGAGATGCTGGCGCTCGAAGCGTGCCTGGAGCGCATCGAGGCGGAGGGACCGGCGGCGCTGATGGCGCGGCACGCCTCGGCCGCCGCGGCGACGCGCGCGGGCGCCCTGGCGCTGGGCGGCGTGACGCCGTACGTGCACGAGGCCGGCGACGCGGCGCCGGTGGCGACCACGCTGCGCTCGCCCGCCGGGGTCGACGCCTCGGACCTGGTCGCGAAGGCGCTTGCGGTCGACCCGTCGCTGCCGCTCGTCGCGGGCGGAGGGGCCCTGTCCGCCGAGATGATCCGGGTGAACCACTACGGCGTGGATGCGACTTGTGACGTGGTGCAGTCCTCGCTGGCGGCGCTGGGCGCCGCCCTCGGCGAGCACGGCGTCGGGGCGGACGCGGAGGGCGCCCGGCGCGCCGCCGCCGAGGCCTGGCAGAAGTAA
- the ectA gene encoding diaminobutyrate acetyltransferase codes for MTTALSIDSPRVEDGAAIWRIARDSEVLDLNSSYSYLLWCRDFATTSVVARGTDGEPIAFVTGYIRPQRPQTLVVWQVAVDDAHRGRGLAGTLLDALTHRVAARHGIRSIETTVTPDNTASDRLFTSYADRHGASLHREVLFEGGLFPDGGHEPEVLYRIGPIAG; via the coding sequence ATGACCACCGCACTGAGCATCGACAGCCCACGCGTGGAGGACGGAGCCGCAATCTGGCGCATCGCCCGCGACTCCGAGGTCCTGGACCTCAACTCCTCGTACAGCTATTTGCTGTGGTGCCGCGACTTCGCCACCACCTCCGTGGTGGCCCGCGGCACGGACGGTGAGCCGATCGCGTTCGTCACCGGATACATCCGGCCGCAGCGCCCGCAGACGCTGGTCGTCTGGCAGGTCGCCGTCGACGACGCGCACCGCGGCCGCGGCCTGGCAGGCACCCTCCTCGACGCGCTGACCCACCGCGTCGCCGCGCGGCACGGCATCCGCTCGATCGAGACGACCGTCACCCCGGACAACACCGCCTCCGACCGGCTCTTCACCTCGTACGCGGACCGGCACGGCGCGTCACTGCACCGCGAGGTGCTCTTCGAGGGAGGGCTGTTCCCCGACGGGGGGCACGAGCCCGAAGTGCTGTACCGCATCGGCCCGATCGCCGGCTGA
- the ectB gene encoding diaminobutyrate--2-oxoglutarate transaminase, whose protein sequence is MTITPPALSVFETLESEVRSYCRGWPAVFDRAQGARLTDEDGHTYLDFFAGAGSLNYGHNNPVLKRALIDYLERDGITHGLDMATSAKRAFLESFQNIVLRPRDLPYKVMFPGPTGTNAVEAALKLARKVKGRESIVSFTNAFHGMSLGSLAVTGNAFKRAGAGIPLVHGTPMPFDNYLDGQVQDFLWFERLLEDQGSGLNKPAAVIVETVQGEGGINVARAEWLRALADLCHRQDMLLIVDDIQMGCGRTGAFFSFEEAGIAPDIVTLSKSISGYGLPMSLCLFNPELDIWEPGEHNGTFRGNNPAFVTAAAALDTYWSDGQMEKQTIARGEQVEQALLAVCDENSAYGAHYRGRGLVWGLEFADKSRAAAVCARAFELGLLLETSGPESEVVKLLPPLTVTPDELDEGLRTLARAVRETA, encoded by the coding sequence GTGACCATCACCCCGCCCGCCCTGAGTGTCTTCGAGACCCTGGAGTCGGAGGTGCGCAGCTACTGCCGCGGTTGGCCCGCAGTGTTCGACCGCGCGCAGGGCGCACGGCTCACCGACGAGGACGGCCACACCTATCTGGACTTCTTCGCCGGCGCAGGATCACTCAACTACGGCCACAACAACCCCGTACTCAAACGCGCGCTCATCGACTACCTGGAGCGCGACGGCATCACCCACGGCCTGGACATGGCGACGTCCGCGAAACGCGCCTTCCTGGAGTCCTTCCAGAACATCGTGCTGCGGCCGCGCGACCTTCCGTACAAGGTGATGTTCCCCGGCCCGACCGGCACCAACGCCGTCGAGGCGGCGCTCAAACTGGCCCGCAAGGTGAAGGGCCGTGAGTCGATCGTCTCGTTCACCAACGCCTTCCACGGCATGTCGCTGGGCTCGCTCGCCGTCACCGGCAACGCCTTCAAGCGCGCCGGCGCCGGTATCCCGCTGGTGCACGGCACGCCGATGCCGTTCGACAACTACCTCGACGGGCAGGTCCAGGACTTCCTCTGGTTCGAGCGGCTGCTGGAGGACCAGGGCTCCGGCCTGAACAAGCCGGCGGCCGTGATCGTCGAGACCGTGCAGGGCGAGGGCGGTATCAACGTGGCCCGCGCCGAATGGCTGCGCGCGCTCGCCGACCTCTGCCACCGCCAGGACATGCTGCTCATCGTCGACGACATCCAGATGGGCTGCGGCCGCACCGGTGCCTTCTTCTCCTTCGAGGAGGCGGGCATCGCCCCGGACATCGTCACCCTGTCGAAGTCCATCAGCGGCTACGGACTGCCCATGTCGCTCTGCCTGTTCAACCCGGAACTGGACATCTGGGAGCCGGGCGAGCACAACGGCACGTTCCGCGGCAACAACCCCGCCTTCGTCACCGCGGCCGCCGCGCTGGACACGTACTGGTCCGACGGCCAGATGGAGAAGCAGACGATCGCCCGCGGCGAGCAGGTCGAACAGGCCCTGCTGGCGGTCTGCGACGAGAACTCCGCGTACGGCGCCCACTACCGCGGCCGCGGACTGGTCTGGGGCCTGGAGTTCGCCGACAAGAGCCGGGCGGCGGCGGTCTGCGCCCGGGCCTTCGAACTCGGTCTGCTGCTGGAGACCTCGGGCCCGGAGAGCGAGGTCGTGAAACTGCTGCCGCCGCTCACCGTGACGCCCGACGAACTGGACGAGGGGCTGCGAACGCTCGCCCGCGCCGTCCGTGAGACCGCCTGA
- a CDS encoding ectoine synthase, whose product MIVRSFKDIENTDRHVRSKSGTWESKRIVLAKERVGFSLHETVLYAGTETSMWYANHIEAVLCVEGEAELTNDETGEAHWIEPGTMYLLDGHERHTLRPKTDFRCVCVFNPPVTGREDHDENGVYPLLTESEEG is encoded by the coding sequence GTGATCGTCCGATCGTTCAAGGACATCGAGAACACCGACCGGCACGTCAGGTCCAAGTCCGGCACCTGGGAGAGCAAGCGCATCGTGCTCGCCAAGGAGAGGGTCGGCTTCTCCCTCCACGAAACCGTGCTGTACGCGGGTACGGAGACGTCGATGTGGTACGCGAACCACATCGAGGCCGTGCTCTGCGTGGAGGGCGAGGCGGAGCTGACGAACGACGAGACCGGTGAGGCGCACTGGATCGAGCCCGGCACGATGTACCTGCTGGACGGTCACGAGCGCCACACCCTGCGTCCCAAGACGGACTTCCGCTGCGTCTGCGTCTTCAACCCGCCCGTCACCGGACGGGAGGACCACGACGAGAACGGCGTCTACCCGCTGCTCACCGAGTCCGAGGAGGGCTGA